Genomic window (Sulfurovum sp. NBC37-1):
CACCTTTTTTCCCCCTATTATCAAAGAGCCATCCTCGCACAAAGCGGCGTCTGCAAGGCTCTTTCTCTCGTTTTCAATATGGACTGAAAAACGTCTGCTTAAGTCAAATTCTATCTGATATTCACTAAAAACCTGCTTCCATTTTGGAAATTTCAAAAGGCTTTCAATGTACTTTTGAAGAAGATTTTCTGGACTTATGTCGGACTGCAGGGAGCTGTAGCCGTTTTGTGATTTTTTCAGATTGATCCCGATACCGCAAACCAGTACATTTTTCATTTTTTTGGTGATCGTTCCCCCTACTTTTTCATCATACAGATAAAAGTCATTAGGCCATTTCAACCAGACATTTTCACCCAATTCTTCCAAGGTTTTTTTCATGATATAGGAGAAATAGATGGAAGAGGAAGAGAGAGGAAGATCATCAGGAAGTTCACTTAGCGAAATGGCTATGGAAGCAAAGAAATTCCCTTCTCCTCCTCTCCATTCATTGTCACGGCTTCCGATACCCGAACTTTGTTCCAGGGCAAGTACCGCTACAGGTGCCTGAAGCTGCCCTCTCTCAACCTGTTCTATAAGATATTTTTGTGTTGAAGGCAGATTTTTAAAGGATATTATCTCCAACTTTCTTTCCCCTCCCCACGCAGTAGGCTCTGGCTGTCATCACTTTTTTGGAAGCCGGCTGCAGGATGCCTATTTTCAGGGCACCCCTGCTGCATCCGACGAGCACGCTCTCCTCGTCAAAAGAGAGTATTTCCCCAGCCGTATGTGTTGTGCCACTTTCAAGCAGTATCACTTCATCAAATTTGGTCCCGTTGACAGCAAAGATACCGGGCCAGCCTTCAAATGCACGGTATTTGTTGTAAATGATCTCTGCATCCTCAAAATCGATCTGGCCGTCACTCTTCTTGATCTTTTTACAAAGGCTCGCCTGACTCTCATCCTGCGCTTCCGGCGTGATCGTTTCAAAATTGCGTACCGTACTCAGAGTCAGCATACAGGCATCTCTGGTCAGCTGTTCCATCAGGGCGAACAGGCGCATCTCTTTGGGAATGACGAACTCTATCTTTTCGAGCATCGGTCCCGTGTCAAGCCCGGCTTCCATCAGCATCGATGTCACACCGGTCTTCTCATCACCGTTCAGCAAAGACTGCTGGACAGGAGAAGCACCACGATACTGTGGCAGAAGCGAAGCATGCAGGTTGATACAGGGTGCGATATCGAGAATGGATTGCGGGAGTATCTGCCCGAATGCCGCTACAATGATAAAATCAGGGTTTTGGCTTTTAATCGCTTCTTTAATCCCTTCTTCACTCAAACGGTTAGGTTGCAGTACGTCAATACCATGCTCCTGTGCCAGGACCTTGACCGGAGGAGGTGTCAGTACCTTTTTCCGTCCTACCGGTCTGTCAGGCTGTGTCAGGACCAGGGAAACATCCATATCCTCCGCCTCGACCAGTGTTTGAAGTATCTCTCTGGCATAGTGGGGTGTACCCATATAGATTATTTTATATTTCATTTATGACCTCTTTGTGGATGTGAACAGTGTCCCGCCTTTATGCTCACCCTCTATGAGGAAAGATTTCACATCACTCAGCTCGAAACCAGAGGCGAGGAACATCTCCCGGCCATGCTTCATTAAAAAATCGGCTGCCTGAAGTTTTGTAACTATTCCTCCCGTAGCAAATTCATTGTTCGGGGTATGCTCTGCAGCGAGTTCTTCTTCTTCTATCTCGTTGACTACGGCTCGGCGTCTGGCATCCTGAAAGCAGTTAGGGTCTTTGTCATACAGCGCATCGATATCGGAAAGTATCACCAGAAGATCTGCATCAAAATAGTGTGCAACATGCGCGGAAAGCCTGTCGTTATCACCAAATACCAGTTCTTCGATACTCACGGTATCATTTTCATTGATAATAGGCACTACATTATTTGCCAATAGTGTATCGATAGCCACTTTAGCATGGGAAACATGTTTATCAGATTCAAACACATCTGCACTGAAAAGCACCTGGGAGCACAGCAGATCAAATCTCGCGAATTTTTCCTGATACATTTTAAGCAGTAGCGGCTGGCCTATGGCAGCCAGTGCCTGTCTGTTGGCTATGTCATCTCTGTCAAGTGGGAGTTGCGTATATCCTGCTGCTACCGCACCGGAACTCACCAGCGCCACTTCATAGCTGTGTTTCTTCAGGTCAGCGATAAGCTCAACCAGTGCCATCATTCTCTCTCTGGCGATACTCCCGTCTTCCGTCAGGACATGGGAACCTACCTTGATCACGATCCGCTTCATACTACCTACTTCTCTTCAGCTTCTGTTTCTTCTTTGACATTTTTGACAAAATCACCAAGTGCATAACGCAGTGCTTCCGTATTGAGATGTGCTACCGAAGAGATAGGCAGAACAAACAACGGTTCTTTTATGGGTAATGGTACACCAAAGTCCGTTTTGAAGCCGTAAGAGAGATAGTTCATATCCGCTTTATACTTCTTCAATGTATCATTGGCTTTCAAACCTATGTCATCCAGGAAAGTCTGCGTCAGTGTATTGACCTCATCCTGACTTAAAGAATCTATCTTGGTGATGGCAATGGCATGTTTCCTTCCTGCAAGTGTTTCGGAATATCTGTCCAACTCTACCAGTAATGTTTCGTACTGGTACTTCATCTCACGGTAATTGGCCGCATCGATCATCAAAAGTAGTGTTTTTGTCCTCTCAATGTGCTTGAGGAATTCCAGTCCCAGACCACGTCCGTCACTGGCACCTTCAATGATACCCGGAATATCTGCCATCATAAATGAATCGTAATCACTGATATGTACGACACCAAGCTTTGGCGTCAATGTGGTGAATTCATAGTTGGCAACCTGCGGTCTTGCATTGGAAAGTGTTGCTATGAGTGTTGATTTACCGACATTCGGATACCCGACCAGTCCCACATCGGCAATGAGCTTCATCTCGAGTCTGACCTGTTTGGTGATACCAGGGAGTCCGGGCTGTGCATAGGTCGGTCTCTGGTTCGTCGAACTCTTGAAGTGCATATTGCCCAGACCGCCCTTCCCGCCTTCAAGAAATTTGACGACTTGTCCTTCTTCTACAAGATCGAGCAGCTCCTCTCCTGTCTCCATATCTACGACTGTTGTCCCCGGAGGTACGATGATCGTAGTATCTTGGCCTTTTCTTCCATATTTCTTACGCCCTTCTCCGGGACGGCCATTCTCCGCTTTTATATGGTTACGGCCTCTGAGACCCGAGAGGGTGTCGGTATTATTGTCTACCTTGAAAAATACCGAGCCTCCACGGCCGCCGTCACCACCGTCCGGGCCACCTTTGATGACGAATTTCTCCGTCCAGAACGAGATGGCGCCTGCACCACCTTTACCTGAGCTAATCAACAGCTCTACACTATCTACGAACATATATTAAACCTTTGTTATTAAAAAAACCATCCAACTCTAACAGTGGCGGTAAATAAATTATGGAATTATACCCAAATCCTGAAGTAGAATTCTTTCAATCTTTACAATGCTTGTGTTTAAGGTTTTTCTGTCAAATCTGAGTCGAACCCATAGGTTCGGTGATGATTTTACATGAAGACCTTGAATATAATGATTGTGAAGAGTGTTAAATTTTATTTCTGGATCTGGGTATAACCCAAATCCGAAAAATACTCGCTATAATTTTCCTATCAATTCTTTATGGGGTATCTACTATGAAATATCTTAAGTCCATGACACTGAGTACAACGGCACTGCTACTGCTTACTGCCTGCGGAGGCGTACGTCATGTACCGGAAAATAAAGGCGGTTTCTACTACAGCGGTATCTATTTTGGCAAAAACTTCTCGCAAACACTGAAAGAAGGTGTAGAAGACGGTTGTGATACTTCCAAAGGACACTATACAAAGAATCATACACTCTTCAACAACGACAAAGATTACAATACCGGATGGTTCCTCGGTCGCAGCAGATGTATACCGTTATTCAAGGTCGAAGAGGATGAAAAACCCGTCAATACACCTGAGGTATAGTCAAAGCTGTAAAGCTATCTTACTTCGAACAATATCAATGAATTTTGATAAATTTAGGAAAAAACCCTTCTCGCCAGAGGAGAAGAGTTGGTGGGGAATTACGCAGGAACTACAGAAACTCTTTTTTGGCTTCTTGATCTGTTCTCGAATTTTACTACACCTTCAACCATTGCGAAGATCGTATGGTCTTTACCCATACCTACGCCGTTACCTGGGTGCACTTTTGTTCCTCTTTGTCTGATGATGATGTTACCGGGGATAACTTTTTCACCACCGAACTTTTTAACGCCTAAACGACGTCCAGCTGAATCACGGTTATTTTGAGTGGATCCTTGACCTTTCTTGTGTGCCATATCTTGCTCCTTCTGTTACTTATGCGATTTTAGTAATTCTTACTCTTGTAAAGTCTCTTCTGAAACCTCTTTTGAGTTTTGAATCTTTTCTTCTTCTTTTCTTATAGATGATCACTTTCTTGTCTCTACCTTCGTTGATCACCTCACCTTTAACAACTGCACCCTCTACAAAAGGAGTACCGACTGTTAATTCACCGTTGTCTACCGCAAGAACTTCTTTGAATTCTACTGCTGATTTTGG
Coding sequences:
- the rpmA gene encoding 50S ribosomal protein L27; translation: MAHKKGQGSTQNNRDSAGRRLGVKKFGGEKVIPGNIIIRQRGTKVHPGNGVGMGKDHTIFAMVEGVVKFENRSRSQKRVSVVPA
- a CDS encoding biotin--[acetyl-CoA-carboxylase] ligase, producing MEIISFKNLPSTQKYLIEQVERGQLQAPVAVLALEQSSGIGSRDNEWRGGEGNFFASIAISLSELPDDLPLSSSSIYFSYIMKKTLEELGENVWLKWPNDFYLYDEKVGGTITKKMKNVLVCGIGINLKKSQNGYSSLQSDISPENLLQKYIESLLKFPKWKQVFSEYQIEFDLSRRFSVHIENERKSLADAALCEDGSLIIGGKKVYSSR
- the proB gene encoding glutamate 5-kinase produces the protein MKRIVIKVGSHVLTEDGSIARERMMALVELIADLKKHSYEVALVSSGAVAAGYTQLPLDRDDIANRQALAAIGQPLLLKMYQEKFARFDLLCSQVLFSADVFESDKHVSHAKVAIDTLLANNVVPIINENDTVSIEELVFGDNDRLSAHVAHYFDADLLVILSDIDALYDKDPNCFQDARRRAVVNEIEEEELAAEHTPNNEFATGGIVTKLQAADFLMKHGREMFLASGFELSDVKSFLIEGEHKGGTLFTSTKRS
- the obgE gene encoding GTPase ObgE; this translates as MFVDSVELLISSGKGGAGAISFWTEKFVIKGGPDGGDGGRGGSVFFKVDNNTDTLSGLRGRNHIKAENGRPGEGRKKYGRKGQDTTIIVPPGTTVVDMETGEELLDLVEEGQVVKFLEGGKGGLGNMHFKSSTNQRPTYAQPGLPGITKQVRLEMKLIADVGLVGYPNVGKSTLIATLSNARPQVANYEFTTLTPKLGVVHISDYDSFMMADIPGIIEGASDGRGLGLEFLKHIERTKTLLLMIDAANYREMKYQYETLLVELDRYSETLAGRKHAIAITKIDSLSQDEVNTLTQTFLDDIGLKANDTLKKYKADMNYLSYGFKTDFGVPLPIKEPLFVLPISSVAHLNTEALRYALGDFVKNVKEETEAEEK
- the fmt gene encoding methionyl-tRNA formyltransferase; the encoded protein is MKYKIIYMGTPHYAREILQTLVEAEDMDVSLVLTQPDRPVGRKKVLTPPPVKVLAQEHGIDVLQPNRLSEEGIKEAIKSQNPDFIIVAAFGQILPQSILDIAPCINLHASLLPQYRGASPVQQSLLNGDEKTGVTSMLMEAGLDTGPMLEKIEFVIPKEMRLFALMEQLTRDACMLTLSTVRNFETITPEAQDESQASLCKKIKKSDGQIDFEDAEIIYNKYRAFEGWPGIFAVNGTKFDEVILLESGTTHTAGEILSFDEESVLVGCSRGALKIGILQPASKKVMTARAYCVGRGKKVGDNIL
- the rplU gene encoding 50S ribosomal protein L21 — protein: MYAIIKASGQQFKVQEGDIICFDNMGLEPKSAVEFKEVLAVDNGELTVGTPFVEGAVVKGEVINEGRDKKVIIYKKRRRKDSKLKRGFRRDFTRVRITKIA